In Thermosynechococcus sichuanensis E542, a single genomic region encodes these proteins:
- a CDS encoding deoxyribodipyrimidine photo-lyase, 8-HDF type, protein MSLRLFWHRRDLRLSDSVGLAAAYAQTPKVVGIFCFDPAILSAPNIAAVRVTYLVGCLQALRESYQRLGGSFLIFHGDPRQVLPQVASGLGAVAVHWHEDVEPYGRDRDRAVAAALKEKGIAVETAWDQLLHPPDTLQTKQGQPYTVYSPFWRNWSSLAKPAPVPTPSHLEPLTETEQATATALGAIPLPTAKDLGFHWSGELILAPGEAAAQAQLETFIDQHIQDYGEQRNYPAQPGTSLLSPALKFGVIGIRRVWAASQAAMAAARSEEAQTSIRTWQQELAWREFYQHALYWFPHLAERPHREGFATFPWLNNTEHFAAWCEGRTGYPIVDAAMRQLNETGWMHNRCRMIVASFLTKDLMINPQWGEQYFMQKLMDGDLAANNGGWQWSASSGMDPKPLRIFNPASQAQKFDPEAEYIRRWLPELQSLDTADLVTGNISPLERHRCGYPLPIVDHRQQQRQFKQLYQAHFRSPIAQG, encoded by the coding sequence ATGAGCCTACGCCTATTTTGGCATCGTCGCGATCTGCGCCTCAGTGATAGTGTCGGGTTAGCAGCTGCCTACGCCCAAACCCCCAAAGTGGTTGGCATTTTTTGCTTTGATCCGGCGATTCTCAGTGCACCTAACATTGCGGCGGTGCGGGTGACATACCTTGTTGGTTGCCTACAGGCTCTGCGGGAATCCTATCAGCGACTTGGGGGGAGCTTTTTAATTTTTCATGGTGACCCGCGTCAAGTGCTGCCCCAAGTGGCTAGTGGCTTAGGGGCGGTGGCGGTGCATTGGCATGAGGATGTAGAACCCTATGGTCGCGATCGCGATCGCGCAGTGGCCGCTGCCCTCAAAGAAAAGGGAATCGCAGTCGAAACCGCTTGGGATCAACTCCTGCATCCCCCCGATACCCTACAAACAAAACAGGGACAACCCTACACGGTCTATTCCCCTTTTTGGCGCAACTGGTCAAGCCTCGCTAAACCAGCGCCTGTCCCTACCCCCAGCCACCTCGAACCCCTCACTGAAACAGAACAAGCCACAGCGACAGCCTTGGGGGCTATACCTCTCCCCACCGCCAAGGATTTGGGATTTCATTGGTCCGGAGAACTGATCCTTGCTCCCGGTGAAGCCGCTGCCCAAGCGCAACTGGAGACATTTATTGACCAGCACATTCAAGACTATGGTGAGCAGCGCAACTATCCTGCGCAGCCCGGAACCTCCCTCTTAAGCCCTGCCCTCAAGTTCGGTGTCATTGGTATTCGCCGTGTCTGGGCAGCCAGTCAGGCCGCGATGGCCGCAGCCCGCAGTGAAGAGGCACAAACGAGTATTCGCACGTGGCAGCAGGAATTGGCTTGGCGGGAGTTTTATCAGCACGCCCTTTATTGGTTTCCCCACTTGGCAGAGCGTCCCCATCGCGAAGGATTTGCCACTTTTCCTTGGCTGAATAACACAGAACACTTTGCCGCTTGGTGCGAGGGTCGCACTGGTTACCCAATTGTGGATGCCGCCATGCGCCAACTCAATGAAACGGGTTGGATGCATAACCGCTGCCGCATGATTGTGGCCAGTTTCCTCACCAAGGACTTGATGATCAATCCCCAGTGGGGTGAACAGTACTTTATGCAAAAACTGATGGATGGTGACTTGGCAGCCAATAATGGCGGTTGGCAGTGGAGTGCCTCCAGTGGCATGGATCCAAAGCCGCTGCGCATTTTTAACCCCGCCAGTCAAGCGCAAAAATTTGATCCGGAGGCGGAGTATATTCGCCGTTGGCTGCCGGAATTGCAATCCCTAGACACCGCTGATCTGGTCACAGGTAACATTTCTCCCCTAGAACGGCATCGCTGCGGTTATCCCTTGCCGATTGTGGATCACAGGCAGCAACAGCGCCAATTTAAGCAGCTCTATCAAGCGCATTTTCGTTCACCCATCGCTCAAGGATAA
- a CDS encoding STAS domain-containing protein encodes MCVQLSAKEALISEPLALTQSLRGTREIRDNYQVFRLTGLIDAFSESAFRKVISKCFDDGPANVILDLSKIEFIDSSGLGVLVQLAKKAQEHQGQLQIVTNPRVTQTVKLVRLENFLPLQPDLATAIAQITGETHS; translated from the coding sequence TTGTGTGTCCAGTTATCGGCAAAGGAGGCTCTCATTTCTGAACCACTTGCCCTCACCCAAAGCCTAAGGGGTACCCGTGAGATTCGCGATAACTATCAAGTGTTTCGCCTGACGGGTCTCATTGATGCGTTTTCCGAGTCGGCCTTTCGCAAGGTCATTAGTAAGTGTTTTGACGATGGACCTGCCAACGTCATCTTAGATCTTTCAAAAATTGAGTTTATTGACAGCTCTGGCCTCGGCGTTTTGGTACAACTGGCCAAAAAAGCCCAAGAGCATCAGGGGCAACTGCAAATTGTCACCAACCCCCGCGTCACCCAAACGGTTAAACTCGTTCGCTTAGAAAACTTTTTGCCCCTTCAGCCCGATCTAGCGACGGCGATCGCCCAAATTACGGGGGAAACCCATTCTTAG
- the atpA gene encoding F0F1 ATP synthase subunit alpha, which yields MVSIRPDEISSIIRQQIEQYEQSIKVDNVGTVLQVGDGIARVYGLDKVMASELVEFEDGTVGIALNLEEDNVGVVLMGDGLGIEEGSTVRATGRIASVPVGEAVIGRVVDALVRPIDGKGEIHTSATRLIESPAPGIVQRKSVCEPLQTGITAIDAMIPIGRGQRELIIGDRQTGKTAVAIDTILNQKGQDVICVYVAIGQKASSVAQVVNVLRERGAMDYTIVIAANASDPAALQYLAPYTGATIAEYFMYQGKHTLVIYDDLSKQAQAYRQMSLLLRRPPGREAYPGDVFYLHSRLLERAAKLNDALGGGSMTALPVVETQAGDVSAYIPTNVISITDGQIFLSSDLFNAGLRPAINAGISVSRVGSAAQIKAMKQVAGKLKLELAQFDELQAFAQFASDLDKATQNQLARGQRLREILKQPQYSPIPVEYQVATIYAGTNGYLDDIPVEAVAKFVAGLRDYLHTSKPEYGEIIRTTQKLDEKAEALLKEAIAEYKAGFTA from the coding sequence ATGGTAAGTATCCGACCCGACGAAATCAGTAGCATTATTCGCCAGCAAATCGAGCAGTACGAACAATCAATCAAAGTCGATAATGTCGGTACTGTCTTGCAGGTGGGCGATGGCATTGCCCGTGTCTATGGCCTTGACAAAGTAATGGCCTCGGAATTGGTGGAATTTGAAGACGGCACCGTGGGAATTGCCCTCAACCTCGAAGAGGATAACGTGGGTGTGGTGCTGATGGGCGATGGCCTCGGTATCGAAGAAGGCAGCACGGTGCGGGCCACTGGTCGAATTGCCTCAGTGCCCGTCGGAGAAGCCGTGATTGGCCGCGTCGTGGATGCGTTGGTGCGCCCCATTGATGGCAAAGGGGAGATCCACACAAGCGCAACCCGCCTGATTGAATCCCCCGCGCCGGGGATTGTCCAGCGCAAATCTGTGTGTGAGCCGCTGCAAACGGGGATTACCGCCATTGATGCCATGATTCCCATTGGTCGCGGGCAGCGGGAACTGATCATTGGCGATCGCCAGACGGGGAAAACGGCTGTTGCCATTGACACGATCCTGAACCAAAAAGGCCAAGATGTGATTTGCGTCTATGTGGCCATTGGTCAAAAAGCCTCCAGTGTGGCTCAAGTGGTGAACGTGCTGCGGGAGCGGGGAGCAATGGACTACACCATTGTGATTGCTGCCAATGCCAGTGATCCAGCTGCCTTGCAGTACCTTGCCCCCTACACCGGTGCCACAATTGCTGAGTACTTCATGTACCAAGGCAAGCACACCCTCGTCATCTATGACGATCTCTCCAAACAGGCGCAAGCCTATCGGCAAATGTCGCTGCTGCTGCGGCGTCCCCCCGGTCGTGAAGCCTATCCAGGGGATGTGTTCTATCTCCACTCTCGCCTCTTGGAGCGTGCCGCCAAACTCAACGATGCCCTTGGGGGTGGCAGCATGACCGCGCTTCCTGTGGTTGAAACCCAAGCCGGTGACGTGTCTGCCTACATTCCCACCAACGTGATTTCCATTACCGACGGTCAAATCTTCCTCTCCTCTGACCTCTTCAACGCTGGCTTGCGTCCTGCCATCAACGCGGGGATTTCCGTGTCGCGGGTGGGTTCCGCTGCTCAAATCAAAGCCATGAAGCAGGTGGCGGGGAAACTGAAACTGGAATTGGCGCAATTTGATGAACTGCAAGCCTTTGCCCAGTTTGCCTCCGACTTGGATAAAGCCACCCAGAACCAATTGGCTCGGGGTCAGCGACTGCGGGAAATTCTCAAGCAGCCCCAGTATTCACCCATTCCGGTGGAATACCAAGTGGCAACCATTTACGCCGGTACCAATGGCTATCTTGATGATATTCCCGTTGAGGCAGTGGCCAAGTTTGTTGCCGGTTTGCGGGACTACCTGCACACAAGCAAGCCAGAATACGGCGAGATTATCCGCACTACCCAAAAACTGGATGAAAAAGCTGAAGCGCTCCTGAAAGAGGCGATCGCTGAATATAAAGCTGGCTTTACTGCCTAG
- the atpH gene encoding ATP synthase F1 subunit delta — protein sequence MMQTTVRGELVEPYAEALLSLAQTHNLIDQFQQDTQLILELLASASELQQFLANPLIKPEAKKNVLRQLTVDKVHGYFLNFLMLLVDRRRINFLGPICEQYRALVRKLRNVVLAEITSAVELNDDQRRAVVEKVKAMTGAADVELVTACDPELIGGVVIKVGSQIFDASLRGQLRRLSLALAQAA from the coding sequence ATGATGCAGACCACTGTCCGTGGTGAACTTGTTGAACCCTATGCCGAGGCGCTGCTGTCGTTGGCGCAAACCCACAACCTCATTGATCAGTTTCAGCAGGACACGCAGTTGATTCTGGAACTCCTTGCTAGCGCCAGTGAACTGCAACAGTTTCTCGCCAATCCCCTGATCAAGCCCGAGGCCAAAAAGAATGTGCTGCGGCAGTTGACCGTGGATAAGGTGCACGGCTACTTCCTCAACTTTTTAATGTTGCTCGTGGATCGGCGGCGAATTAACTTTCTTGGCCCTATTTGTGAGCAGTATCGTGCCCTTGTGCGCAAACTCCGCAATGTGGTCTTGGCGGAAATCACCAGTGCTGTCGAACTCAACGACGATCAACGCCGTGCAGTGGTTGAGAAAGTGAAAGCCATGACTGGTGCTGCCGATGTGGAGCTTGTCACTGCCTGCGATCCTGAACTGATTGGTGGGGTGGTGATTAAAGTTGGCTCCCAAATCTTTGATGCTAGTCTGCGGGGTCAACTCCGCCGCCTCAGTCTCGCCTTGGCGCAAGCCGCCTAA
- a CDS encoding mannose-1-phosphate guanyltransferase, producing MRVVLMAGGSGTRLRPLTCDLPKPMVPVVNRPIAEHILNLLRRHSLDDVVMTLHYLPDVVRDYFGDGNEFGVHLSYVVEEEQPLGTAGSVKNIANLLTDPFLVVSGDSITDVDLTEALRFHRQHGAPVTLILARVPQPKEFGIVFTDSDGRVRRFLEKPSAGEVFTDTVNTGIYILSPTVMDYLNSGIERDFSRDLFPLLLQADVPMYGYITDAYWCDVGSLQTYQQVQQDALYGRVHLEIQGHEIQPQIWVGHNTTLPQTVQLQAPLVLGNNCRFGAGVTLGAGTILGDNVIVGNGSRLRSVVAWSGCFIGDDSELEHCILARHVHVDRHVTLHEGVIIGSRCVVGEEASLSQGVRLWPGKRIEAGAIVNESLIWGTTGQRYLFGQRGVAGVANVDITPEFAVRLAAAYASILEPGTSVLVSRDQRNVSRMVSHALMSGLMSVGIHVLNLEAIALPIARFAAQTLAVSGGIHVRAHPDRADQLLIEFFDHKGINLSKAKERQIETAYFREDIRRALLTDVGVMTHPNNCVAAYAQGFEKWLNTQLFYGSPAKIVIDYAYAVSGVVLPQILSKFGCDAVVLNATLHPTPLNILERQRLLRELGQVVTALSASLGVQVSANGERLTLVDNAGQVFSDQELTALMAYLTLLTHPGGTVVVPVTTSSAVEAIARQQGGQIIRSRTNPTDLMEACQHHNGVVLGGSAETGFIFPQLHPGFDAMFTIATLIELLALIGKPLTVMRQELPRVHYYHRPIRCPWIAKGSLMRHLVETHPRNHLSLIDGVKIGEPNTDHWVLILPDASEPLVHLYVNSPDATWSEQMLQRYSRRIEEFARLEPLSDATIKM from the coding sequence GTGCGTGTCGTCCTCATGGCCGGAGGAAGTGGAACTCGGTTACGACCCCTCACCTGTGATCTACCTAAGCCAATGGTGCCGGTGGTCAATCGTCCCATTGCCGAGCATATCCTCAATCTTCTGCGTCGCCATAGCCTTGATGATGTGGTCATGACCTTGCACTATCTCCCCGATGTCGTGCGCGACTATTTTGGCGATGGCAATGAGTTTGGGGTGCACCTGAGCTATGTTGTTGAGGAAGAGCAGCCCCTTGGCACAGCAGGTTCAGTAAAAAACATTGCCAATTTGCTCACAGATCCCTTTTTGGTGGTCAGTGGCGATAGCATTACCGATGTGGATTTAACCGAGGCCCTACGTTTTCACCGGCAGCACGGTGCTCCCGTAACCCTGATCCTTGCCCGTGTGCCTCAACCGAAGGAGTTTGGCATTGTCTTTACCGATAGCGATGGCCGCGTGCGGCGGTTTTTGGAGAAGCCCTCAGCGGGGGAAGTCTTTACGGATACAGTGAATACGGGCATCTACATTCTCAGCCCCACTGTGATGGACTATCTCAACAGCGGTATCGAGCGGGATTTTTCGCGAGATCTGTTCCCGTTGCTGTTGCAGGCCGATGTGCCGATGTATGGCTATATCACCGATGCCTATTGGTGCGATGTCGGTAGTCTGCAAACCTACCAACAGGTGCAACAGGATGCCCTCTATGGCCGCGTGCACTTGGAGATTCAGGGGCATGAAATTCAGCCGCAAATTTGGGTAGGGCACAACACCACATTACCCCAAACGGTTCAGCTACAGGCGCCGCTCGTCTTAGGAAACAACTGCCGCTTTGGTGCGGGGGTTACCCTTGGGGCAGGGACGATCTTGGGAGATAACGTGATTGTTGGCAATGGCAGTCGGTTGCGCTCAGTGGTGGCTTGGAGTGGCTGTTTTATTGGGGATGACAGTGAATTGGAGCATTGCATTTTGGCTCGTCATGTCCATGTCGATCGCCATGTAACGCTGCACGAAGGGGTGATTATTGGCAGTCGCTGTGTGGTAGGGGAAGAAGCCAGCCTCAGTCAGGGGGTGCGGCTCTGGCCAGGGAAACGCATTGAAGCGGGTGCAATTGTTAACGAAAGCCTAATCTGGGGCACAACGGGGCAGCGCTATCTCTTCGGTCAGCGGGGGGTTGCCGGTGTGGCCAATGTGGACATTACACCGGAGTTTGCTGTGCGGCTGGCGGCAGCCTATGCCTCAATCCTTGAGCCGGGAACTAGTGTGCTGGTGTCGCGGGATCAGCGAAATGTGTCGCGGATGGTGTCCCATGCCCTAATGTCGGGGCTGATGTCGGTGGGAATTCATGTCCTCAATTTGGAAGCGATCGCCCTGCCTATTGCCCGCTTTGCTGCTCAAACCCTTGCGGTGAGTGGGGGCATCCATGTGCGTGCCCATCCCGATCGCGCCGATCAACTGTTGATTGAGTTTTTTGACCACAAGGGCATCAACCTGAGCAAAGCCAAAGAGCGGCAAATTGAAACTGCCTACTTCCGCGAAGATATTCGCCGCGCCCTACTGACGGATGTCGGTGTCATGACCCATCCCAACAACTGCGTGGCCGCCTATGCCCAGGGCTTTGAAAAGTGGCTGAATACCCAACTGTTTTATGGTAGCCCCGCCAAAATTGTCATTGACTATGCCTATGCTGTTTCTGGGGTCGTTTTACCGCAAATCCTCAGTAAGTTTGGCTGTGATGCCGTGGTTCTCAATGCCACCCTGCACCCAACCCCCCTCAATATTCTCGAGCGACAGCGGCTCCTGCGGGAACTGGGACAGGTGGTGACAGCGCTATCCGCCAGTTTGGGGGTGCAGGTCTCCGCCAATGGTGAACGCTTGACCTTGGTGGACAATGCCGGTCAGGTGTTCAGTGATCAAGAACTTACGGCCCTAATGGCCTACTTGACCCTCTTGACCCATCCGGGGGGCACCGTCGTGGTGCCGGTGACAACCTCTAGCGCCGTCGAGGCGATCGCTCGCCAGCAGGGAGGACAAATTATTCGCAGTCGCACCAACCCGACTGATCTTATGGAAGCCTGTCAACACCATAATGGCGTTGTCTTGGGGGGTTCGGCGGAAACCGGTTTTATCTTTCCGCAACTGCATCCGGGCTTTGATGCCATGTTTACAATCGCCACCCTGATCGAACTGCTGGCACTGATTGGCAAACCCCTCACCGTCATGCGCCAAGAACTGCCCCGCGTCCACTACTATCACCGCCCGATTCGCTGTCCTTGGATTGCCAAAGGGTCATTGATGCGCCACTTGGTGGAAACCCATCCCCGCAACCACTTAAGTCTCATTGATGGCGTCAAAATTGGTGAACCCAATACTGACCACTGGGTACTGATTCTGCCCGATGCCAGTGAGCCATTGGTGCATCTCTACGTCAATAGTCCCGATGCCACTTGGAGTGAGCAGATGCTGCAACGCTATAGCCGCCGCATTGAAGAGTTTGCCCGCTTGGAACCCCTCTCAGATGCCACAATAAAGATGTAA
- a CDS encoding F0F1 ATP synthase subunit B, whose translation MDAVFLLATEEAGHFGINTNLLETNVINLAIIIGVLVYFGRGVLGKTLGDRQQQIATAIAEAEERQKVAAARLAEEQQKLAQAKQEAQRIREDALARAKAAKEELIAQAKQEIERLKETASQDTSAATERAIAEIRERIAAMALAEAEKQLKARLSQNPDLQRTLVDRSIALLGGK comes from the coding sequence ATGGACGCAGTATTTCTATTGGCAACGGAAGAGGCGGGGCATTTTGGCATTAACACCAATTTGCTCGAAACCAATGTGATCAACCTTGCCATCATTATTGGGGTATTGGTGTATTTTGGGCGGGGGGTGCTTGGCAAAACCCTAGGCGATCGCCAGCAGCAGATTGCCACAGCTATTGCGGAAGCCGAAGAACGCCAGAAAGTGGCCGCTGCCCGCCTTGCCGAAGAGCAGCAAAAACTGGCTCAGGCCAAGCAGGAGGCACAACGCATCCGCGAAGATGCCCTTGCCCGTGCCAAGGCTGCCAAGGAAGAACTCATTGCCCAAGCCAAGCAGGAAATCGAGCGCTTGAAGGAAACCGCTTCCCAAGATACCAGTGCTGCCACGGAGCGGGCGATCGCCGAAATTCGGGAGCGGATTGCTGCTATGGCACTTGCAGAGGCCGAAAAGCAACTCAAGGCGCGTTTGAGCCAAAACCCAGACCTTCAGCGCACCCTTGTTGATCGCAGTATTGCCCTACTAGGAGGCAAATGA
- a CDS encoding F0F1 ATP synthase subunit B': MFDFDATLPLMAVQFLILTVILNALLYKPLGQALDNRDEYIRTNLQQAKERLQQATELAQQYEQELASTRRQAQALIEEARAEAQKIAAAEIAEAQQAVQAELLKIQAEIDQQKQATLQALEGQVASLSEQLLAKLLA, translated from the coding sequence ATGTTTGATTTTGATGCCACCCTACCCCTGATGGCTGTGCAATTCCTAATCTTGACCGTCATTTTGAATGCGCTGCTGTACAAGCCTTTGGGTCAGGCGCTGGACAATCGGGATGAGTATATCCGAACCAACTTGCAGCAGGCCAAGGAGCGGTTGCAACAGGCCACTGAGCTAGCTCAGCAGTATGAGCAGGAATTGGCCAGTACCCGTCGCCAAGCCCAAGCCTTGATTGAAGAGGCCAGAGCCGAAGCTCAGAAAATTGCTGCCGCCGAAATTGCTGAGGCCCAGCAGGCCGTGCAAGCAGAGTTACTCAAGATTCAAGCAGAGATTGATCAGCAAAAGCAGGCGACACTGCAAGCGCTTGAGGGTCAAGTTGCTAGCTTGAGTGAACAGTTATTAGCGAAGTTACTGGCCTAG
- a CDS encoding ATP synthase subunit I, with translation MLSGQFKASSDAPYSAVTVPDSASAPSAPSTVANSPKKGGSMAEFYQLCRELFTTSLVLMAIAFGAVWLIYGLNTALNYLLGASASLIYLRLLARSVERLGNDQKKLGKTQLLVVVVVIILAARWQELHIIPVFLGFLTYKAAILVYMFRTVLPSP, from the coding sequence ATGCTTAGTGGCCAGTTCAAGGCATCCTCGGATGCTCCCTATTCTGCTGTGACCGTTCCCGATTCTGCTTCAGCACCCTCTGCACCATCAACCGTGGCCAATTCCCCAAAGAAGGGCGGCTCGATGGCGGAGTTTTATCAACTCTGTCGCGAATTATTCACGACAAGCCTCGTGCTGATGGCGATCGCCTTTGGAGCGGTTTGGCTTATTTACGGCCTGAACACAGCGTTGAATTACCTTTTGGGGGCAAGTGCGAGCCTAATTTATCTGCGGCTCCTCGCCCGCAGTGTGGAGCGCCTAGGAAATGACCAGAAAAAGCTGGGGAAAACGCAGCTCCTTGTCGTCGTGGTTGTGATTATTTTGGCAGCCCGTTGGCAAGAGCTACATATTATTCCAGTGTTTTTGGGGTTCTTAACCTACAAAGCTGCCATTCTGGTCTATATGTTTCGTACGGTTTTGCCGTCCCCTTAA
- the atpB gene encoding F0F1 ATP synthase subunit A, producing the protein MMPLIHLWTALPLAKLEVGHHFYWHIGNLKVHGQVFITTWFVMAILIAAAFAASRNIQRVPSGIQNLMEYALEFIRDLTKSQMGEHEYRAWVPFVGTLFLFIFVCNWSGALVPWKLIELPEGELAAPTNDINTTVALALLVSLAYFYAGLRKRGLKYFTKYIEPTPVLLPIAILEDFTKPLSLSFRLFGNILADELVVGVLVLLVPLFVPLPVMALGLFTSAIQALVFATLAATYIGEAMEGHGGEHEEAHS; encoded by the coding sequence ATGATGCCTTTGATACACCTTTGGACAGCTCTTCCCCTTGCCAAGTTGGAGGTGGGGCACCATTTCTACTGGCATATTGGCAACCTAAAAGTTCACGGTCAAGTCTTCATCACCACTTGGTTTGTGATGGCCATTCTGATTGCAGCGGCCTTTGCAGCCTCGCGGAATATCCAACGGGTGCCCAGTGGTATTCAAAACCTGATGGAATACGCGCTGGAATTCATCCGCGACTTGACCAAGAGCCAAATGGGTGAGCACGAGTACCGAGCTTGGGTTCCCTTCGTGGGGACACTGTTCCTGTTCATTTTCGTTTGTAACTGGTCAGGGGCGCTGGTACCGTGGAAACTCATTGAACTGCCAGAAGGGGAGCTAGCAGCACCCACCAATGACATCAATACCACCGTGGCCTTGGCTTTGCTGGTCTCCTTGGCCTATTTCTATGCCGGGCTACGCAAGCGGGGGCTGAAGTATTTCACCAAGTACATCGAGCCAACGCCCGTCTTACTTCCCATTGCCATCTTGGAAGATTTTACAAAACCCCTTTCCCTGAGCTTCCGTCTTTTTGGCAACATCTTGGCGGATGAATTGGTGGTGGGGGTCTTGGTGTTGCTGGTGCCCTTGTTTGTGCCCTTGCCCGTGATGGCCTTGGGACTCTTTACCAGTGCCATTCAAGCCCTTGTGTTTGCTACCCTCGCAGCCACCTATATTGGGGAGGCCATGGAGGGGCATGGCGGCGAGCACGAAGAGGCTCACTCCTAA
- the atpE gene encoding ATP synthase F0 subunit C, with the protein MDPLVASASVLAAALAIGLASLGPGIGQGNASGQAVEGIARQPEAEGKIRGTLLLTLAFMESLTIYGLVIALVLLFANPFAS; encoded by the coding sequence ATGGATCCGTTAGTCGCTTCTGCTTCTGTTTTGGCTGCTGCTCTAGCAATTGGTTTGGCATCGCTTGGGCCCGGGATTGGTCAAGGGAATGCCTCTGGTCAAGCCGTGGAAGGGATTGCGCGGCAACCGGAAGCGGAAGGTAAAATTCGGGGTACACTGCTGTTGACCTTGGCATTCATGGAGTCCCTGACCATCTACGGTCTGGTGATTGCGCTGGTGCTCCTATTTGCTAACCCCTTTGCATCCTAA
- a CDS encoding Mini-ribonuclease 3 produces MLDSAGLLPLVPPKIPAHQLPPAALAYFGDAVYELFIRWLFLTPPQRINTYHRQVVAHVRAESQARYMDFLWEYCTETERSIFRQGRNAAADGPKRVAAKIYRQATGFEALLGYLYLTNPQRLQEIFQLLERHIRSEMNSTIDAAESRNEM; encoded by the coding sequence ATGCTTGACTCTGCTGGACTATTGCCCCTTGTCCCCCCCAAAATTCCCGCCCATCAACTGCCGCCGGCGGCTTTGGCCTATTTCGGTGATGCCGTCTATGAACTCTTTATCCGTTGGCTCTTTTTAACCCCACCCCAACGCATCAACACCTACCATCGCCAAGTGGTGGCGCATGTCCGTGCCGAAAGTCAAGCCCGCTACATGGACTTTCTTTGGGAGTATTGCACCGAAACCGAACGCTCGATTTTTCGTCAGGGCCGTAATGCGGCTGCCGATGGCCCAAAGCGAGTCGCCGCCAAAATTTACCGCCAAGCCACTGGCTTTGAAGCCCTACTAGGATACCTCTACCTCACCAATCCCCAACGCCTACAGGAGATTTTTCAACTCCTTGAGCGGCACATTCGCAGTGAAATGAACAGCACCATAGATGCAGCAGAATCCCGTAATGAAATGTAA
- the map gene encoding type I methionyl aminopeptidase yields MNILGSLLTPPTTPVQTRPRRGIEIKSKREIEIMRQASRIVATVLKEISQMIEPGMTTADLDAYAEKRIREMGATPSFKGYQGFPASICACINNEVVHGIPSPRKVIRNGDIVKIDTGAYYNGFHGDSCITIPVGEISEEAAKLVKVAEEALYRGIEQVKEGNYLMDLAGAIQDYVEANGFVVVEDFTGHGVGRNLHEEPSVFNFRTNELKNVRLRAGMTLAIEPIVNAGSKQVRILRDRWTAVTVDNSLSAQFEHTVLVTKTGYEILTDRTLV; encoded by the coding sequence ATGAATATTCTTGGTAGTCTGCTCACTCCCCCCACCACCCCCGTCCAAACCCGTCCCCGCCGTGGCATTGAAATTAAGTCCAAGCGAGAAATTGAGATTATGCGCCAAGCCTCGCGCATTGTCGCGACGGTACTCAAGGAAATTTCCCAAATGATTGAGCCGGGCATGACGACGGCGGATCTCGATGCCTACGCCGAGAAGCGCATTCGGGAAATGGGGGCAACACCGAGCTTCAAAGGCTATCAGGGTTTTCCGGCCTCCATTTGCGCTTGCATTAACAATGAGGTGGTTCATGGGATTCCCAGCCCCCGCAAAGTGATTCGCAATGGCGACATCGTGAAGATTGACACCGGTGCCTACTACAACGGCTTCCATGGCGACTCTTGCATTACGATCCCCGTGGGAGAGATCTCCGAGGAAGCGGCCAAGCTGGTAAAAGTGGCGGAAGAAGCCCTCTACCGTGGGATTGAGCAGGTCAAAGAAGGCAACTACCTCATGGATTTAGCGGGTGCGATTCAAGATTATGTCGAAGCCAATGGCTTTGTCGTCGTTGAGGACTTTACTGGCCACGGCGTGGGGCGCAATCTCCACGAAGAACCCTCGGTCTTTAACTTCCGCACCAATGAACTTAAGAATGTGCGGTTACGGGCAGGCATGACCTTGGCCATTGAACCGATTGTGAATGCAGGGTCAAAGCAGGTGCGGATTTTGCGCGATCGCTGGACAGCGGTTACGGTTGATAATTCCCTCTCTGCCCAATTTGAGCACACGGTCTTGGTCACCAAAACGGGCTACGAAATCCTCACTGATCGCACCCTTGTCTAA